One window of the Thermoplasmata archaeon genome contains the following:
- a CDS encoding Ig-like domain-containing protein: MLRKVGSILVVTAMIAAALIVLTQPVNAASQTNVPGLAEKVPPKLLNGPKDDKVKVYIVTTDINELGNALRSLGVDTKIGSVPAKKRLMFPVVEVPRAILSEVSKLGSVMQVMEYKYPEIDRLPEEYVKAVNDDVITKASGGVAPQMYFATQHHHAADAWASGFTGKGVNIAIVDTGVDFGNPDLQGVQARVTDTTSPYYGYPIVFDSSSLLIYLAYDGWAPLGYSWFADTSYESDATPEGYVPFDGNWYCVDGIPSYTGKYHLGYHPDVNLQSAYLSAGYEHMVAVLVSAENRTGDPSIYDTVYVDLDNDLDFTDEKPCYIWRSASDPMDAEISWSDNYNATSGEYGDTYDSGDGFADISGGMIYFIADGNKYIPYEDLYASYYGVSPILPDNGCLVAFSLDNDGHGTGCSGTAAGQGRIPFAGADGNLYYLGKGMAPDAKIINVPIFNVLSDTYDAWFFAVEGYDGDPTTPEDGAQICSNSFGYSSSYDDGWNMIDRYLYFIAAMYAGGVTTFTIANGNGGPGYGTITTPTNPYVVNVGAATEMGYRIPYGYESGTGGAKYGDIIPFSGRGPTAMGYHGPDIVAVGAYGWAAIPLWQIFDGSAAGDLFSGTSQACPAAAGALALIYDATKQATGTFPTATVAKRYLTLGADDIHYDVFSQGSGYINCKRSVDIAARVAGIYSTLSFWQPGTSTGLPGGSKPTMFAKMMFPGTSDSTTFTLYNDYHSNVMVHLDAKQIVKIGEATTDLTTTETVNRWWLKLSDLITNSTLRNSTQLLKVTAYYDYSVFDMKNDYTDDVVYRVDIHDWTDANGNGVMDNKTLNQEFNRYTVELVTGNVQEAWIHDPVARSHDDTIIEVRPYKYKYSTHGPVTIHLLLECYAQQDWPLITFSQNDFILAPYGQTGYSRSITANIAVPSDYGVGCYEGAIIIDDGTNTSVIPVSLNVAGNFTNDAFVFGSNTLDTIYENSKVRGKYDWGWRAETGDWRFYFIWVKTSLTDLTNQYMLLDLKWQYAPTDIDAYIQGPKSDGFSASYPSVFGPYTLGTIGRSSNSYASAGKYTFDSSTDGPRDIVFAPLRPGLNQIILHNTLLNATDYPESFTWELSRMYYKSWTTDLYAYVTDHVYTTGKVGEVAINSSKDWDGMSSKVDSMTTTVYTNQIVYQDNPDDYTTASWVKPVKVLGASMLKIAITRVGNPSDDLDLFLVYDANNNGQYDSGDALKAYSATSAALEAINYKNPADGTYFVLVHGWSVPGGSDNFDISIGIGSKMPLFSCVGMPTVVKNNTLYTFDIMANIPPLGGVFGATVGFGPENSGKTFSVDVQAEIEDGAAPELQVSSPADGSYVTTATPLIKARYTDDVVTSAMNVNSVVMKVDGITVTSQAKIDPDAGEISFTPLTALPEGKHTVYVSAKDSYGNGASITWAFTVDTVPPTLVVTAPTGGEITNNPTLKVKGYTDAVDSDVTINGNAVPLAADGSFDYPVALSEGSNTITVEATDVAGHTVQIMKKVTLDTKAPTLTVTAPAQDAIVSTSVITVTGTTEKNAVVMVNGNYATVDSSGNFAATVTLAEGQNAIQVTSRDAAGNIAKATVNVVLDTIAPAITVTTPVEGAIFASGTAEVAGTVVDANLATLKVNGNVVTVTNNAFSTSVTLVEGANAITLEATDLAGNVKTVVVNVVLDTQAPTLSVTASATETKVPVVTLNGTVSDAGTGVAKVTVNGNLVTVGSDGKFTANVGLLEGTNTITVIAYDVAGNAKTSTLSVKYNYVPELGDVNNKINQTNQDLNNAKDQLNNKIDDTKNNLSDSINSTGLNAMLLAVLGIILAVVAIVLQFVMKPKPPATEAPKEWSAPTETPSEPATETTPSEPTTEEPKP; encoded by the coding sequence ATGCTGAGAAAAGTAGGAAGTATATTGGTAGTGACTGCAATGATAGCAGCGGCACTTATAGTTTTGACACAACCAGTGAATGCAGCGTCGCAGACAAATGTGCCCGGATTGGCTGAGAAAGTACCTCCTAAGCTTCTAAATGGGCCGAAAGACGATAAGGTGAAGGTGTACATAGTCACCACGGACATAAACGAACTGGGTAACGCCCTTAGGAGTTTGGGAGTGGATACGAAGATTGGAAGTGTGCCTGCAAAGAAGAGATTGATGTTCCCAGTAGTGGAAGTTCCAAGGGCAATTTTGTCCGAGGTCTCCAAGCTGGGGAGTGTTATGCAGGTAATGGAATACAAGTATCCGGAGATCGACAGACTCCCAGAGGAATATGTGAAGGCAGTTAATGACGATGTGATTACAAAAGCAAGCGGTGGTGTTGCACCTCAGATGTACTTTGCCACCCAGCATCACCATGCAGCAGATGCATGGGCAAGTGGATTTACTGGCAAAGGTGTCAACATTGCGATAGTAGACACGGGTGTGGACTTTGGCAACCCTGACCTTCAAGGCGTGCAGGCAAGGGTGACTGATACAACATCTCCATACTATGGATATCCAATTGTGTTTGACTCAAGCTCTCTGCTGATCTACCTTGCTTATGATGGTTGGGCACCACTGGGCTATTCATGGTTTGCGGACACAAGCTATGAAAGTGATGCCACACCAGAGGGCTATGTTCCGTTTGACGGCAACTGGTATTGTGTAGATGGCATTCCATCATACACAGGCAAGTATCACCTTGGCTATCATCCAGATGTAAATCTGCAATCCGCATACTTATCAGCCGGATATGAACACATGGTAGCTGTACTGGTAAGTGCGGAGAACAGAACTGGTGACCCATCTATATATGACACGGTCTATGTGGACCTTGACAACGACCTTGACTTCACAGATGAAAAGCCATGTTACATCTGGAGGTCTGCATCAGACCCAATGGATGCAGAAATATCATGGTCTGACAACTACAATGCAACCTCTGGTGAGTACGGAGACACATATGACAGCGGTGACGGGTTTGCAGACATATCTGGGGGTATGATTTATTTCATAGCAGATGGAAATAAGTACATTCCATACGAAGACCTCTATGCATCATACTATGGAGTGTCCCCAATTCTGCCTGATAACGGCTGTCTCGTAGCATTCTCTTTGGACAATGATGGCCATGGTACTGGATGCTCAGGCACTGCAGCAGGACAAGGTAGAATCCCATTCGCAGGTGCTGATGGAAACCTGTACTACCTGGGTAAAGGCATGGCACCGGATGCAAAGATCATAAATGTGCCAATATTCAATGTACTCTCAGATACCTACGATGCCTGGTTCTTCGCAGTTGAGGGATATGATGGCGACCCAACCACCCCAGAGGATGGTGCTCAGATTTGCTCAAACAGCTTTGGCTATTCCAGCAGTTACGATGATGGCTGGAATATGATAGACAGGTATCTCTATTTCATTGCTGCAATGTATGCAGGTGGAGTCACAACATTCACAATCGCAAATGGCAACGGAGGACCAGGCTACGGCACAATCACCACACCAACAAATCCATATGTGGTGAATGTTGGTGCAGCAACGGAAATGGGTTACAGAATTCCCTACGGTTATGAATCTGGCACTGGTGGTGCTAAGTACGGCGATATAATTCCATTCTCCGGCAGGGGCCCAACAGCAATGGGATATCACGGACCCGACATTGTAGCAGTAGGAGCCTATGGCTGGGCGGCAATTCCATTATGGCAGATTTTTGATGGTTCTGCTGCTGGAGACCTGTTCAGTGGAACAAGTCAGGCATGTCCTGCTGCTGCAGGTGCATTGGCGCTTATTTATGACGCTACTAAACAGGCCACCGGCACCTTCCCGACAGCTACAGTCGCCAAACGTTATCTGACACTTGGTGCAGATGATATCCACTATGATGTTTTCTCTCAGGGCTCTGGCTACATCAACTGCAAGCGCTCAGTTGACATTGCGGCAAGAGTGGCTGGAATTTACTCAACCCTGAGTTTCTGGCAGCCTGGCACAAGCACAGGTTTGCCTGGCGGCAGCAAACCAACGATGTTTGCAAAGATGATGTTCCCAGGAACCTCAGATTCAACAACATTTACTTTGTACAATGATTACCACTCGAATGTAATGGTACATTTGGATGCTAAGCAGATTGTGAAGATAGGCGAGGCAACCACAGACCTCACAACAACTGAGACAGTGAACAGGTGGTGGCTGAAACTGAGCGACCTCATTACTAATAGCACCCTTAGAAACAGTACACAATTGCTTAAAGTGACTGCCTACTACGATTATTCCGTATTTGATATGAAAAATGATTACACAGATGATGTGGTCTATAGAGTTGACATTCACGACTGGACTGATGCAAACGGAAATGGTGTGATGGACAACAAGACCCTAAACCAAGAATTCAACAGATACACAGTAGAACTTGTAACAGGTAATGTCCAGGAGGCATGGATTCATGACCCAGTAGCAAGGAGCCACGACGATACAATCATAGAGGTAAGACCGTACAAATACAAGTATAGCACTCATGGCCCTGTCACAATCCACTTGCTGCTTGAATGTTATGCCCAGCAGGATTGGCCATTGATTACCTTCTCCCAGAATGACTTCATACTGGCTCCTTATGGACAGACTGGTTACAGCAGGAGTATCACCGCAAACATTGCAGTGCCTTCAGATTATGGTGTGGGCTGTTATGAAGGAGCAATTATAATCGACGATGGCACAAACACATCAGTTATACCGGTATCTCTGAATGTAGCAGGCAACTTCACAAACGATGCTTTTGTGTTTGGAAGCAACACACTTGACACAATCTATGAGAACAGCAAGGTGAGAGGTAAGTACGACTGGGGCTGGAGAGCAGAAACCGGTGATTGGCGATTCTACTTCATATGGGTTAAAACTTCGTTGACTGACCTTACAAACCAGTACATGTTGCTTGACCTCAAGTGGCAGTATGCACCTACTGACATTGATGCCTACATTCAGGGACCAAAGTCCGATGGGTTTTCGGCATCCTACCCAAGTGTGTTTGGTCCATACACACTAGGAACAATTGGAAGGAGCTCAAACTCCTATGCGTCAGCAGGCAAGTACACATTTGACTCCTCAACTGATGGACCGAGAGACATTGTGTTTGCACCTTTAAGGCCCGGATTAAACCAGATTATTCTGCACAACACGCTGTTGAATGCTACGGACTATCCAGAATCCTTCACATGGGAACTGAGCAGGATGTACTATAAATCCTGGACAACTGACCTTTATGCATATGTCACAGACCATGTTTACACAACTGGCAAAGTGGGTGAGGTTGCAATCAACTCCTCAAAGGACTGGGATGGTATGTCTTCTAAGGTGGATAGCATGACTACTACTGTTTACACAAACCAGATTGTTTATCAGGACAATCCAGATGATTACACCACTGCAAGCTGGGTTAAGCCAGTAAAGGTTCTTGGAGCAAGCATGTTGAAGATTGCAATCACAAGGGTAGGAAATCCAAGTGATGACCTTGACCTCTTCTTAGTCTACGATGCGAACAACAATGGGCAGTATGACAGTGGAGATGCACTGAAGGCTTACTCTGCCACTAGTGCTGCTCTGGAAGCGATAAACTACAAGAATCCTGCAGATGGCACTTACTTTGTGCTTGTGCATGGCTGGAGCGTACCCGGTGGCAGTGATAACTTTGACATCAGCATTGGCATTGGCTCAAAGATGCCATTGTTCAGCTGTGTTGGTATGCCTACAGTTGTGAAGAACAACACGCTCTACACATTCGACATTATGGCGAATATTCCACCGCTTGGCGGAGTCTTCGGTGCAACTGTTGGCTTTGGTCCAGAGAACTCTGGTAAGACATTCTCAGTTGATGTGCAGGCAGAGATTGAGGATGGTGCCGCACCCGAGCTTCAGGTCTCTTCACCAGCTGACGGTTCGTATGTAACCACAGCTACACCTCTTATAAAGGCCAGATACACAGATGATGTGGTAACCTCAGCAATGAATGTAAACTCTGTGGTCATGAAGGTTGATGGAATAACTGTGACTTCGCAGGCGAAGATAGACCCAGATGCAGGCGAAATTTCATTCACACCACTAACAGCACTACCCGAGGGCAAGCACACAGTGTATGTCTCTGCAAAAGACAGTTATGGCAATGGGGCGTCAATAACCTGGGCGTTCACAGTGGACACAGTGCCACCGACACTCGTGGTGACCGCACCCACAGGTGGTGAAATCACAAACAACCCAACGCTGAAAGTGAAGGGTTACACAGATGCCGTGGACTCTGACGTCACAATAAACGGAAATGCGGTACCACTGGCGGCAGATGGCTCGTTTGACTACCCAGTTGCTCTCTCTGAAGGCTCAAACACAATCACAGTGGAGGCAACTGATGTTGCTGGACACACAGTCCAGATAATGAAGAAAGTCACACTTGATACCAAGGCACCAACACTGACAGTAACTGCACCAGCACAGGATGCGATTGTCAGCACGAGCGTGATCACTGTGACTGGTACAACTGAAAAGAATGCAGTGGTTATGGTTAACGGTAACTATGCAACCGTGGATTCTTCTGGTAACTTCGCTGCCACAGTGACACTTGCAGAAGGACAAAATGCAATCCAGGTAACTTCAAGGGATGCTGCAGGCAACATCGCAAAGGCCACAGTCAATGTAGTTCTAGATACAATTGCGCCTGCAATTACTGTAACAACACCAGTTGAAGGTGCAATATTTGCATCTGGAACTGCTGAAGTTGCAGGTACAGTGGTTGATGCAAACCTGGCAACCCTGAAGGTGAATGGCAATGTGGTCACAGTCACAAACAATGCGTTCTCCACATCAGTCACGCTGGTAGAGGGCGCAAATGCAATCACACTTGAGGCAACTGACCTCGCAGGGAATGTGAAGACCGTGGTCGTGAATGTGGTGCTGGATACTCAAGCACCAACACTCTCAGTAACTGCATCTGCCACAGAGACAAAAGTGCCAGTAGTGACACTTAACGGTACGGTTTCTGACGCAGGCACAGGTGTGGCAAAGGTGACGGTGAATGGCAACCTGGTGACTGTAGGAAGCGATGGCAAGTTCACAGCAAATGTTGGACTGCTTGAGGGCACAAATACAATCACAGTGATTGCCTACGATGTTGCAGGCAACGCCAAGACCTCAACTCTCTCAGTGAAATACAACTATGTACCAGAGCTTGGTGATGTCAACAACAAGATTAACCAGACCAACCAGGATTTGAACAATGCAAAGGACCAGCTAAACAACAAGATTGACGACACGAAGAACAATCTCTCAGACAGCATAAACTCCACTGGCCTAAATGCAATGCTCCTTGCAGTGCTAGGCATAATCCTCGCAGTAGTGGCCATTGTGCTCCAATTTGTGATGAAGCCAAAGCCACCTGCGACGGAGGCCCCGAAGGAGTGGAGTGCACCCACAGAGACACCATCAGAGCCGGCGACTGAAACTACACCTTCAGAGCCAACAACTGAAGAACCAAAACCATAA